The genome window GGAAAATAAAGAGGGTTAAATTAGAAATTCATAATTTTTTACCAATAAAAAAACACATTGTAAAAAAAATAACTTAATTAAATAGTTAATAATCAATAATTACACTAACACAACAAATATTCAACAACTAAAGACCACACAAAAACATATATTCCATCATTTAGAAGCAGTAAACAATCCAATTACCCCCTCTCGATTGGAGAAGACCGGAGGGGTGAGGTAAAAAGCACTTTATATTTCTAAAAAGCATTATCTATGAATATCCAATTTATTAGCTGCACATAATAACAATAAACCTATTATTTCCTGTGCAGCCGTATCCAAAAACAACTACAGCAGCTACATCAGAAACAGCAAACAATAGAATCCAAGCGAAGCAGATTATCAAAGCAGCCAGCTTCTAAAAATAAATTTACTTTCAAGATGCTAATACATTATAAATAATTATTTTTGCTCCCGATTCCGGAACTTTGTAACGGGACTTAAAATTAATAGTACTACAGAATATATATTATGGTAAAAGATTTATTTGAAAGAATTCAAAACAACAAAGGTCCGCTGGGAAAATGGGCTTCACAGGCTGAAGGTTATTTTGTTTTCCCTAAATTAGAAGGAGAATTAGGACCAAGAATGAAGTTTCAGGGGAAAGATATTTTGAACTGGAGTTTAAACGACTATTTGGGTCTTGCGAATCACCCAGAAGTGCGTCAGGCTGATACTGATGCAGCAATTGCATTTGGAGCAGCAGCTCCAATGGGAGCGCGTATGATGAGCGGTCACACTAAATATCATGAGCAGTTAGAACAGGAATTGGCTGCTTTTACAATGAAAGAGTCAGCTTATTTATTGAATTTCGGTTACCAGGGAATGGTTTCTATCATCGATGCTTTGGTTACCAGAAACGACGTGATTGTATATGATGTTGACGCTCACGCCTGTATTATCGACGGTGTTCGTTTACACAGCGGAAAACGTTTTACCTACAAGCACAACGATGTCGAAAGCATGGAAAAAAACCTGGCACGTGCTACAAAACTTGCCGAAACAACAGGCGGAGGGATTTTATTCATTACCGAAGGTGTTTTTGGAATGCGCGGACAGCAGGGAAAACTGAAAGAAATTGTAGCAATGAAAGAAAAATACAATTTCCGTTTACTAGTTGACGATGCACACGGTTTTGGAACACTTGGAAAAACAGGTGCCGGAGCAGGTGAAGAGCAAGGATGTCAGGACGGAATCGATGTTTATTTCTCGACTTTTGCCAAATCTATGGCGAATATCGGAGCTTTCGTTTCTGCTGACAAAGACGTTATCGATTATTTAAAATACAACCTGCGTTCACAGATGTTTGCCAAAGCGTTACCAATGATCCAGACTATCGGTTCGTTGAAACGTTTGGAATTACTGCGCCAGTCTTCGGAAATCAAAGACAAACTTTGGGTAAACGTAAACGCACTGCAAAACGGTTTGAAACAAAGAGGATTCAACATTGGTGACACCAACACCTGCATCACTCCTGTTTACTTGGAAGGAAGTATCCCGGAAGCAATGGTTATGGTAAACGATTTGAGAGAGAACTACGGTATTTTCCTATCGATCGTGGTGTATCCAGTAATCCCAAAAGGAATCATTTTATTGCGTATGATTCCGACAGCTTCTCACACTCTACAAGACATTGACGAGACTTTGTCTGCTTTCGAAGCTATCCGTGAGAAATTAACAAACGGTACTTACAAAGAAATCGCAAGCAAAACTACTGTTGATATGGAAGCTTAACAATAAGCAACCTTACATATAAAAAATCCATCGGTCAAAAGGCTGATGGATTTTTTTTTGGGGAGCAGAACATCAGTATATTTGATCAGGTTCAGTCCCGCTTTTCGCTATATCTGTGGTCCTGAACCCCAGGACCACAGGATGCCGCTGTAATCCTACCGTGTGGACACAAATACAATTTCGTTATTTTTATCACTAAATAAAGATATAATATGCGAAGATATTTTACAGACATTGATGATTCTCGACTATTAAAAAGGAGTAATTTAATATTAGATAGTTTATTTCATAATTGTGTTCATTCGGTACGTCAGCTTACACAAAGCGATTCAGAATGTAAAGCAGTTTATCGTTTCTTGCAGAACAAAAGAGTTTCAGAATCGAAATTAATTAAAAACATGTCAGCAAACTGCTGTTTTTCAGCTCAAGACAAAACAGTTTTATGTATACAGGACACAAGTGAGATCAATTTATATAATCATAAAAACAGAGTTAAAAAAGACGAATTTATAGGATTGACTAATGCTGCAGCAAAAGGAGGAATTGGATTTTTACTGCATCCTAGTTTCGTTATAGATGCTTATAGTTTTGTTCCGTATGGCTTTTCAGATGTAAAAATATGGAACAGGCCTTTAGAGAAACTTACAAAAAAGGAAAGGAATTATAATTTGCTTCCAATTGAAGAAAAGGAATCTTATAAATGGATAGAATCTTCCCAAAAATCCAAGGAAGTTTTAGAGAAATCAAAAAAAGTCATCATCATTCAGGATCGAGAAGGTGATATTTATGAGCAATTTGCAATGATTCCAGATCAAAAGACGGAATTATTGGTAAGAGCAAGAGCAAACAGAACGCTACTAAACAAGGTTAAATTGTTTAGTTTTATAGCCAATGAACCTCTTAAAGGGAAATATACGATAGAATTAGAAGGTGATAAAAGAAGAAATATAAACAAACGGGAAGCTACCTTAGAAGTTAGATTTTCTGAAGTAACTATCCAAAAAAATGATTTAGTTTCAAAGAATGCACCCAAAAGCCTTGATTTATATATCATCGAAGCAAAAGAAATTGGCGATAACATTGATAATCCAATATGCTGGAGATTACTAACAACCATTAAAGTCTTAGACCTAGACACAGCCTTAAAATGTATCGAATGGTATACTTGTAGATGGATTATAGAAGAGGTTTTTAGAATTCTAAAAAAGGAAGGATTTAATATAGAAGCAAGCGAATTAGGTTCTGCAAAATCTATTCGAAAATTGTCTTTAATGATGATGGAGACAATTGTCAAACTATTTTTAATGCAAATAGCATATAGTATTCCAGAGGAAGAAATAGAAGCGAGAAGTTGTTTTTCAGATCAAGAACTTGAATGTTTAGAATATCAAATGATAAAATTAGAAGGAAAAACAGAAAAATTAAAAAATCCTCATATCCAAAAGGATTTAAAAAGATATGTTTGGGTTATTGCAAGGCTTGGTGGATGGAAAGGATATGCAAGTGGGAGAAAACCAGGAATAACCACTTTCTCTATCGGAATACAGAAATTTGCTTCAATAATGGAGGGATGGCAATTGTTTTTAGATGTGTCCACACGGTAGGCTGTAATCGGGGCTATTCTGAAAGTTTATATTTTCATAAGAACCAGCACAGACAGCGCATAAAAATTCTGTACTTTTATAGCACTAAACCAAAAAAGAAAATGAAAAGATTTATTCTTTCAGCATTACTGTTATTCACAATAACAATAATCACCGCCCAAAAAACAGAATACACTACTGTTACCAGTATTCCCTATTACAGTGAAGCTGTTTCCAAAACAGATTCATATATAAAAGAGCGCTGTGTACTCGATATCTATTACCCAAAAAATGTCAAAGGATTTACCACCGTGATTTGGTTTCATGGCGGCGGTTTAACTTCAGGCAGTAAAGAACTTCCGGAAGGATTAAAAGACAAAGGATTTTGTGTAGTTTCTGTAAACTATCGATTATCGCCAAAAGTAAAAACACAAAAATGTATTGAGGATACCGCAGCTGCCATAGCCTGGACATTCAAAAACATAGCGTCTTATGGCGGTGACAGTTCCTTAATTCTGGTTTCAGGACACTCGGCCGGTGCCTTTTTGACGTTGATGGTGGGGCTGGACAAAAAATGGCTGAAGACTTATGACATAGACGCCAATTCCATAGCAGGATTGATTCCGCTGAGTGCTCAGACTATCAGTCATTTTGAAATTCGAAAAGAAAGAGGCATTCCTGAAACACAGCCCATAATCGATGAATTCGCTCCCTTATATCACGTTCGTGCCGATGCTCCGCCTTTATTACTAATCACAGGTGACAGAGATAAGGAAATGCTGGGCCGCTACGAAGAAAACGCCTATATGGCACGAATGATGAAAATTGCCGGACATACGCAAACCGCTTTATACGAGTTACAAGGCTACGGCCACAATATGACGGAACCGGCTTTCCCATTAGTTGTACAGGAAATCAAAAGAATTACAGCATTAAAAAAGAAATAAAATGACCCCACACTTATTAATCATTCCAGGACTCGGTGATTCGGACGAAAAACACTGGCAGAGTTATTGGTTACAAAAATTCAACAATTCAACCAAAGTCATTCAGGACAATTGGGACGAACCGCAGCTCAGCGAATGGCTCGCAAGACTTAACGAAACTATTAAAAAAATAAATGAACCAACAATTTTAGTTGCACACAGCCTTGCCGTTTCCTTAATAATGCATTGGGCAGCCCAAAACAGCAGTCCAAATATCATAGGTGCTATGCTCGTTGCCCCCGCCGACGTGGATTCTCCTGCACACACACCAGATTTTCTGAGACACTTCTCTCCTATTCCAACGCAGACCGTGTCTTTTCCTACGCTGGTTATTGGAACCGAAAACGATACTTACATGTCACTAGAAAGAACCAAAGAATTAGCAGCTCATTGGGGAAGTGATTTCATAAATATCGGTCAGCTGGGACACATCAACTCCGATTCCAATCTCGAATATTGGGAAGAAGGCCAGAATTATTTACAGCAGTTAATCAAAAAAATCACTTAATTCTACAAATAACATTATTTCGTCAAATACATTTTTGAAACATATAAGTCATATAAGTTTTTAATTTAAAAAAATCAAGTAAAATCAAAAGTTCATTTAAGCAAAGCCGCTTAAACCTGCATAGATTTTTTTTAGCTTATATTCCCTTTTATACCATTTATGAATATAAAATAATCTAATTTTTATCCCCTCTCCTTGGGAGAGGGCTAGGGTGAGGAAAAAACAAAAAGACTGTTTTATATTCATAAATGGTATTAATCACTCTTTTGACAAACTACCTGCTTTTAACTTACATGACTTATATGTTTAAAAATTAATACCGTTTATTCTATAACATAAGCACAAAAAACTTTTAAAATGACTAACCCTATAGTTTCCGCAGCTTGGCTTCAAGAACATTTAAACGATACTGATCTAATTATACTTGAAGCAAGATTAGAACAGAATCAATCAAATTTAGAAAACCAAAATCCCAATCTACAGATAAAGGGCGCTCGTTTATTTGATATCAAAAATAATTTCAGCAACACCAGTAATCCCCTGCCAAATACTTTCCCTTCGGAAGAGCAATTCACTGCTGAAAGCCAAAAATTAGGCATCAGCTCCGACAGCACAATTGTAGTTTATGACACTTTAGGAATTTATTCCAGTCCCAGAGCCTGGTGGATGTTCAAAGCGATGGGACATTCAAAAGTTTTTGTTTTGGATGGCGGACTTCCAGAATGGATTAAAGAAGGGTTTCCAACCGAAAAACAAAATCAGATAAATTATCCGAAAGGGAATTTTACCGCCAAATTCCAGCCAGAATTAATCAAAAACAAAGAACAGATACTGGAAAACATCTCCACTAAAGAAGCCGTTCTCATGGACGCAAGATCAGCTGACCGATTTCACGCCACTCACGAAGAACCGAGAGCCGGATTGAGAAGCGGACATATTCCCGGTTCCATCAGCGTTCCGTTCACCGAACTGCAGCAAAACGGAAAATTCAAATCAAATGAAGAATTGAAGGAAATCCTAAAACTGGACAGCCAGCCATTATATTTTACCTGCGGTTCCGGAATTACCGCCTGCATTGTTTTGCTAGCCTGCGAATTGATTTCGGACAATCCAAAAGCCGTTTACGATGGTTCCTGGACTGAATGGGGCATCAGTGATCTTCCTATCGAGAAATAAAGAACAAAGAATAAATTTCATATAAAAGGCGGTTTTATTTTAAATAGAACTGCCTTTTTTAATCTGTTTTACATATTTAAAATTATCCCGCCAGAAAAACGATCCTGTTTTCTTCAGTCATAAGACGCGGAATCATATTTTCTTAAAAAAACATAATACACTACATAACAATTAATTACATGATAAAAATCACTTTAAAATGAGTTTAAAATTATTACCTTTATGTATCATTTTTATTCTCACTATTAAAGAAAAAATCATGAAAAAATATGCATCCATCATCTTGGTAAGAATATTTATAATTTCCCTTTTGCCATTTAGCACCATCGAGAAGGACTGGAAAAAATTGAACTGCAACAGCATTTTTTAGTCCTCACATGAAAACGCACGCATACATAGGAACCAGCCTTGATGGTTTTATTGCGCGAAAAGAGGGAGAAATCGATTGGTTAATTCAATTCGACAGTCCAGAAACCAGCCAAAGCTATACCGAATTCATCAGTAAAATTGACGCTATTGTAATTGGCAGAGGCACTTTCGAAAAAATACTCA of Flavobacterium marginilacus contains these proteins:
- a CDS encoding sulfurtransferase — protein: MTNPIVSAAWLQEHLNDTDLIILEARLEQNQSNLENQNPNLQIKGARLFDIKNNFSNTSNPLPNTFPSEEQFTAESQKLGISSDSTIVVYDTLGIYSSPRAWWMFKAMGHSKVFVLDGGLPEWIKEGFPTEKQNQINYPKGNFTAKFQPELIKNKEQILENISTKEAVLMDARSADRFHATHEEPRAGLRSGHIPGSISVPFTELQQNGKFKSNEELKEILKLDSQPLYFTCGSGITACIVLLACELISDNPKAVYDGSWTEWGISDLPIEK
- a CDS encoding alpha/beta hydrolase, which gives rise to MKRFILSALLLFTITIITAQKTEYTTVTSIPYYSEAVSKTDSYIKERCVLDIYYPKNVKGFTTVIWFHGGGLTSGSKELPEGLKDKGFCVVSVNYRLSPKVKTQKCIEDTAAAIAWTFKNIASYGGDSSLILVSGHSAGAFLTLMVGLDKKWLKTYDIDANSIAGLIPLSAQTISHFEIRKERGIPETQPIIDEFAPLYHVRADAPPLLLITGDRDKEMLGRYEENAYMARMMKIAGHTQTALYELQGYGHNMTEPAFPLVVQEIKRITALKKK
- a CDS encoding aminotransferase class I/II-fold pyridoxal phosphate-dependent enzyme, with translation MVKDLFERIQNNKGPLGKWASQAEGYFVFPKLEGELGPRMKFQGKDILNWSLNDYLGLANHPEVRQADTDAAIAFGAAAPMGARMMSGHTKYHEQLEQELAAFTMKESAYLLNFGYQGMVSIIDALVTRNDVIVYDVDAHACIIDGVRLHSGKRFTYKHNDVESMEKNLARATKLAETTGGGILFITEGVFGMRGQQGKLKEIVAMKEKYNFRLLVDDAHGFGTLGKTGAGAGEEQGCQDGIDVYFSTFAKSMANIGAFVSADKDVIDYLKYNLRSQMFAKALPMIQTIGSLKRLELLRQSSEIKDKLWVNVNALQNGLKQRGFNIGDTNTCITPVYLEGSIPEAMVMVNDLRENYGIFLSIVVYPVIPKGIILLRMIPTASHTLQDIDETLSAFEAIREKLTNGTYKEIASKTTVDMEA
- a CDS encoding RBBP9/YdeN family alpha/beta hydrolase encodes the protein MTPHLLIIPGLGDSDEKHWQSYWLQKFNNSTKVIQDNWDEPQLSEWLARLNETIKKINEPTILVAHSLAVSLIMHWAAQNSSPNIIGAMLVAPADVDSPAHTPDFLRHFSPIPTQTVSFPTLVIGTENDTYMSLERTKELAAHWGSDFINIGQLGHINSDSNLEYWEEGQNYLQQLIKKIT
- a CDS encoding IS4 family transposase — protein: MSANCCFSAQDKTVLCIQDTSEINLYNHKNRVKKDEFIGLTNAAAKGGIGFLLHPSFVIDAYSFVPYGFSDVKIWNRPLEKLTKKERNYNLLPIEEKESYKWIESSQKSKEVLEKSKKVIIIQDREGDIYEQFAMIPDQKTELLVRARANRTLLNKVKLFSFIANEPLKGKYTIELEGDKRRNINKREATLEVRFSEVTIQKNDLVSKNAPKSLDLYIIEAKEIGDNIDNPICWRLLTTIKVLDLDTALKCIEWYTCRWIIEEVFRILKKEGFNIEASELGSAKSIRKLSLMMMETIVKLFLMQIAYSIPEEEIEARSCFSDQELECLEYQMIKLEGKTEKLKNPHIQKDLKRYVWVIARLGGWKGYASGRKPGITTFSIGIQKFASIMEGWQLFLDVSTR